In one window of Erythrolamprus reginae isolate rEryReg1 chromosome 1, rEryReg1.hap1, whole genome shotgun sequence DNA:
- the PPP1CA gene encoding serine/threonine-protein phosphatase PP1-alpha catalytic subunit — MSDGEKLNLDSIIGRLLEVQGSRPGKNVQLSENEIRGLCLKSREIFLSQPILLELEAPLKICGDIHGQYYDLLRLFEYGGFPPESNYLFLGDYVDRGKQSLETICLLLAYKIKYPENFFLLRGNHECASINRIYGFYDECKRRYNIKLWKTFTDCFNCLPIAAIVDEKIFCCHGGLSPDLQSMEQIRRIMRPTDVPDQGLLCDLLWSDPDKDVQGWGENDRGVSFTFGSEVVAKFLHKHDLDLICRAHQVVEDGYEFFAKRQLVTLFSAPNYCGEFDNAGAMMSVDETLMCSFQILKPADKNKGKYGQFSGLNPGGRPVTPPRNSAKAKK; from the exons ATGTCGGACGGCGAGAAACTCAATTTAGATTCCATCATCGGGCGGCTGCTGGAAG TGCAAGGATCGCGTCCGGGCAAGAATGTTCAGCTTTCAGAAAATGAGATTCGGGGCCTATGTCTGAAATCACGAGAGATCTTCCTGAGCCAGCCCATTTTGCTGGAACTAGAAGCCCCGCTCAAAATTTGTG GTGACATCCATGGGCAATACTATGATTTGCTCCGGCTTTTTGAATATGGGGGCTTCCCCCCAGAAAGCAATTACCTCTTTTTGGGAGACTATGTGGACCGGGGGAAGCAGTCGCTAGAGACAATCTGTCTGCTGTTGGCCTACAAAATTAAATACCCCGAGAACTTCTTCCTTTTGCGTGGCAATCATGAGTGCGCGAGCATCAACCGTATCTACGGCTTCTATGATGAAT GTAAACGGCGGTATAACATAAAACTATGGAAGACCTTCACTGATTGCTTCAACTGCCTACCCATTGCTGCTATCGTTGATGAGAAAATCTTCTGCTGTCATGGAG GACTCTCTCCTGACCTACAGTCTATGGAACAGATTCGGCGGATCATGAGGCCTACGGATGTGCCTGACCAGGGTCTGCTTTGCGATTTGCTCTGGTCGGATCCCGACAAGGATGTGCAGGGCTGGGGTGAAAATGACCGTGGCGTCTCCTTTACCTTCGGTTCAGAAGTGGTCGCCAAATTTCTTCACAAACATGATCTTGACTTGATCTGCAGAGCGCATCAG GTGGTAGAAGATGGATATGAATTTTTTGCCAAACGGCAGCTGGTGACACTCTTTTCTGCTCCGAACTACTGCGGCGAGTTTGACAATGCAGGGGCAATGATGAGCGTTGATGAGACCCTCATGTGCTCTTTTCAG ATCTTGAAACCGGCAGACAAGAACAAGGGCAAATATGGTCAGTTCAGTGGCTTGAATCCTGGTGGACGCCCAGTCACTCCGCCACGCAACTCAGCCAAAGCCAAGAAGTAA